Proteins encoded in a region of the Salmo trutta chromosome 34, fSalTru1.1, whole genome shotgun sequence genome:
- the LOC115174154 gene encoding gap junction beta-4 protein produces MNWGGLQSLLSGVNKYSTVFGRVWLSMVFVFRILVFVVAAQRVWGDDSRDFVCNTAQPGCVNVCYDHIFPISHIRLWALQLIFVTCPSLMVVAHVKLREGKDSKYIAMHEGSHLYANPGKKRGGLWWTYLVSLIFKAGFDAGFLYILYYVYEGYDMPRLSKCSLEPCPNTVDCYISRPTEKKIFTIFMVVSSSICIFMCICEMFYLICKRIQKTIRKKVVESHEMMARRSRSKSSVREDPTNTASIQNLCNVKTEEAPSEKKK; encoded by the exons aTGAACTGGGGTGGGTTGCAGTCCCTCCTCAGCGGGGTGAATAAATACTCCACGGTGTTCGGTCGCGTCTGGCTCTCCATGGTCTTTGTGTTCCGCATCTTGGTGTTTGTGGTGGCCGCTCAGCGCGTCTGGGGAGACGATAGTAGGGACTTTGTCTGTAACACGGCCCAGCCAGGCTGCGTCAACGTCTGTTACGACCACATCTTCCCCATCTCACACATCCGCCTGTGGGCCCTACAGCTCATCTTCGTCACCTGTCCATCTCTGATGGTTGTGGCGCACGTCAAGTTGCGTGAGGGGAAGGATTCCAAGTACATCGCAATGCATGAAGGGTCACATTTGTATGCTAATccagggaagaagagaggaggactgTGGTGGACCTATCTG GTGAGTCTGATCTTCAAGGCGGGCTTCGACGCCGGCTTCCTCTACATCCTCTACTACGTCTACGAGGGTTATGACATGCCACGTCTCTCCAAGTGCTCCCTGGAGCCCTGCCCCAACACCGTCGACTGCTACATCTCCCGTCCCACCGAGAAGAAGATTTTCACCATCTTCATGGTGGTCTCCTCATCCATCTGCATCTTCATGTGTATCTGTGAGATGTTCTACCTCATCTGCAAGAGGATCCAGAAGACCATCAGGAAGAAGGTGGTAGAGAGTCATGAGATGATGGCGCGGAGGTCGAGATCCAAGTCGTCTGTCAGGGAGGACCCTACCAACACAGCCTCCATTCAGAACCTCTGTAATGTCAAGACGGAGGAGGCGCCGTCAGAGAAGAAGAAATAA